The Faecalibacter sp. LW9 genome has a segment encoding these proteins:
- a CDS encoding N-acetylmuramoyl-L-alanine amidase yields MNVKGLVFLGILSIFSLSSCGSSKNIPQKVITKIIRDTVIVNSKTDQYEMTRAAKLENYKINSDNYPAVGQDERTRFLVLHYTALDNETSMRVLTQQEVSAHYLINDIDDDQIHLLVDETKRAWHAGVSKWKNLDNLNFTSIGIEIVNQGYTTNAGVKTHYPYPEHQFKKVGALTQNIVKRYNILPINVVGHSDIAPSRKHDPGPLFPWKRLYDEYGVGAWYEEADKQNFITTAPFIFDGEIVIKEFQTELKKYGYDVQPTGIWDEQTKKVTQAFQYHFNPIKYDGMLDVETWAIIKALNKKYNP; encoded by the coding sequence ATGAATGTTAAAGGATTAGTGTTTTTAGGAATTTTATCAATTTTTTCACTTTCCAGCTGCGGAAGTTCGAAAAACATTCCTCAAAAAGTCATTACGAAGATAATTCGTGATACAGTTATCGTAAATTCTAAAACTGACCAGTACGAAATGACTCGTGCGGCAAAACTAGAAAATTACAAAATCAATAGTGATAATTATCCTGCTGTGGGGCAAGACGAGCGTACAAGATTCCTAGTGTTGCATTATACAGCCTTAGATAACGAAACATCGATGCGCGTTTTAACGCAACAAGAAGTTAGTGCTCATTATCTAATCAATGACATCGACGATGATCAAATCCATTTATTAGTGGATGAAACAAAAAGAGCTTGGCACGCTGGAGTAAGCAAATGGAAAAATTTAGACAATTTAAATTTCACTTCTATTGGTATTGAAATAGTCAATCAAGGTTATACTACAAATGCTGGAGTAAAAACACACTATCCTTACCCTGAACATCAGTTTAAAAAAGTGGGTGCATTAACGCAAAACATTGTTAAACGCTACAATATCTTACCAATCAATGTGGTTGGACATTCTGATATTGCGCCTAGTCGTAAACACGATCCAGGTCCACTTTTCCCTTGGAAACGCTTATATGATGAATATGGCGTAGGTGCTTGGTACGAAGAAGCTGATAAACAAAACTTTATCACAACTGCTCCCTTTATTTTTGATGGCGAAATTGTAATTAAAGAATTTCAGACAGAATTAAAAAAGTATGGATATGATGTACAACCAACCGGAATTTGGGATGAGCAAACTAAAAAAGTGACACAAGCTTTTCAATATCACTTTAATCCGATCAAATATGATGGAATGTTAGATGTTGAAACATGGGCTATAATTAAAGCTTTAAACAAAAAATATAATCCGTAA
- a CDS encoding IS1182 family transposase: MYTSSKIVFKDYNPKENLLFPPNLSELIEEKHPVRVISNIIDGLAIKNLINSYKPYGTSSYHPKMLLKVLIYGYLSNIYSSRKLEQALKENIHFMWLSGMNRPDHNTINRFRSERLKGKLKSIFTQIVLLLEKEGIVSLTTTFVDGTKIEANANRYTFVWGRAIKKHKARISEQLEDLWNYAESVAKEELQNTENIEFKEIDSEKVTQTIDKINEVLKDKKIPSKIRQKLNYGKKNWSKNLEKYKKQEEILQQRNSYSKTDTDATFMRMKEDHMKNGQLKPAYNLQISTNKQYILHYSIHHNPTDTKTLKPHLAGFEQHYHRTPKELVADAGYGSEENYNLLKSKKIKPYVKYNYFRKDQKSGQITSSESNPKLAKIREKAYKLLNTVRGIKLRKQRCHDVEPVFAEIKHNKNFKRFMLRGVDKVEIEVGLLAIAHNLKKMAKIT; this comes from the coding sequence GTGTATACTAGTTCGAAAATAGTCTTTAAAGATTACAATCCCAAAGAAAATTTGCTTTTTCCTCCAAATTTATCGGAGTTGATAGAAGAAAAGCATCCTGTTAGAGTTATTTCCAATATAATAGATGGTTTAGCAATTAAAAATCTTATTAATAGCTATAAACCATATGGAACATCATCTTATCACCCAAAAATGCTTCTGAAAGTGTTGATTTATGGCTACCTAAGTAATATTTATTCAAGCCGTAAATTAGAACAAGCACTGAAAGAAAATATTCATTTTATGTGGCTTTCTGGAATGAATCGTCCTGACCATAATACGATAAATCGCTTTCGTAGCGAGCGATTAAAAGGTAAACTGAAATCTATATTCACTCAAATAGTCTTGCTTTTAGAAAAAGAAGGAATCGTTAGTTTAACAACCACTTTTGTTGATGGGACTAAGATTGAGGCAAACGCTAATCGCTATACATTCGTTTGGGGAAGAGCGATTAAAAAACACAAAGCTAGAATTTCTGAGCAGTTAGAAGACTTATGGAATTACGCAGAAAGTGTAGCAAAAGAAGAGCTTCAAAACACAGAAAATATTGAATTTAAAGAAATCGATTCTGAAAAAGTCACACAAACAATTGATAAGATAAATGAAGTTTTGAAAGATAAAAAAATCCCATCAAAGATTCGTCAAAAGCTCAATTATGGAAAGAAAAATTGGTCTAAGAATTTAGAAAAATACAAAAAACAAGAAGAGATTTTACAACAAAGAAATTCTTACTCTAAGACCGATACAGATGCTACATTTATGAGAATGAAAGAAGATCATATGAAAAATGGTCAGCTAAAACCCGCTTATAATCTGCAAATCTCCACGAATAAACAGTATATTTTACATTATTCTATTCACCATAATCCAACCGATACAAAAACTCTAAAACCTCATTTAGCAGGTTTTGAGCAGCATTACCATAGAACTCCAAAAGAGCTTGTAGCCGATGCGGGCTATGGCTCAGAAGAAAATTATAACTTGCTTAAATCAAAAAAGATAAAACCTTACGTAAAATACAATTACTTCAGAAAAGATCAAAAATCAGGACAAATTACTTCTTCAGAGAGCAATCCCAAACTGGCTAAAATAAGAGAAAAAGCATATAAACTTCTCAATACAGTGAGAGGTATCAAACTCAGAAAACAAAGATGTCACGATGTTGAACCAGTTTTTGCCGAAATAAAACACAACAAAAACTTTAAACGATTTATGTTAAGAGGAGTTGATAAAGTCGAAATTGAAGTCGGCTTACTTGCTATTGCTCATAACTTAAAGAAAATGGCGAAAATCACCTGA
- a CDS encoding VOC family protein gives MKINQLVPIIWTKDIHATTTFYKKLGFKINDENDELVWTNMTNGDIEINIANPEAAADFKKPQFTGTLYFNVENADEAWEELKHNKVVYEIETFDWGMREFAIEDNNGYILQFGEEIEFDYGDED, from the coding sequence ATGAAAATAAACCAATTAGTACCAATTATTTGGACAAAAGATATTCACGCGACAACGACTTTCTACAAAAAGTTAGGATTCAAAATCAATGATGAAAACGATGAATTAGTGTGGACAAACATGACAAATGGGGATATCGAAATCAATATCGCTAATCCTGAAGCGGCTGCTGATTTCAAAAAACCTCAATTTACAGGAACATTATATTTTAATGTTGAAAATGCGGATGAAGCGTGGGAAGAATTAAAACACAACAAAGTGGTTTACGAAATCGAAACATTTGATTGGGGAATGCGCGAATTTGCCATCGAAGATAACAACGGATACATCTTACAATTCGGTGAAGAAATCGAATTTGATTACGGAGACGAAGATTAA
- a CDS encoding pentapeptide repeat-containing protein — protein MNKNYTADQRFDKIDFTISPLSFGDFEQCQFSHCNFNGVDLNDFNFINCEFMECNLSLAQINGTTFQDVNFENCKMVGFNLEACNKFGLKVKFNHCVLNNSSFYEVQLPKSHFKDCALENVDFAYADFSQAYFENCNLKNAIFDQTNLEKANLTSSYNFSINPTQNKIKNAKFSRENCLGLLDIFNVKIE, from the coding sequence ATGAATAAGAATTACACAGCCGACCAACGTTTCGATAAAATAGATTTTACAATTTCTCCTCTATCTTTCGGCGATTTTGAACAATGTCAATTTTCTCATTGTAATTTCAATGGAGTTGATTTAAATGATTTTAATTTTATCAATTGCGAATTTATGGAGTGTAATTTGAGCTTAGCACAAATCAATGGAACTACATTTCAAGATGTGAATTTCGAGAATTGTAAAATGGTAGGCTTCAATTTAGAAGCTTGTAATAAATTTGGTTTAAAAGTCAAGTTCAATCATTGTGTTCTGAATAATTCTTCTTTCTATGAAGTTCAACTTCCAAAATCTCATTTTAAAGATTGTGCGTTAGAAAATGTAGATTTCGCTTACGCTGATTTTTCACAAGCTTATTTCGAAAATTGTAACTTGAAAAATGCTATATTCGATCAAACCAATTTAGAAAAAGCGAATCTTACCTCATCGTATAACTTTTCTATCAATCCGACGCAAAACAAAATCAAAAACGCTAAATTTTCTCGAGAAAATTGTTTGGGTCTATTGGATATTTTTAACGTAAAAATCGAATAA
- a CDS encoding DUF3375 domain-containing protein, whose protein sequence is MLDGSKISSILQRSPSVDLLKMRNRELILVFLADQFAEKHRILSSEIIHSRLTDYLEYRQVENDEETDIQVFDSYELKAKKYITDWTNRGFLSNFQTENGEVFYELSSHTSKTLDWINSLDKDEYVGTESKFKTIVTQLKELVELSNDNKEQRLAILEERKKEIEQEMMHLRLGESLKVYEDFEIIPRVNQITQAAKELLSDFKEVEDNFKTITKEIYQRHNEGTLSKSEILDYTFNSLDALKESPQGKSFYAFWNFLLNPSLQTEWDKLTQELYATLSQKEIEIQDAYLKNMKKHLHAAGQKVYKANDKMADKLSKVIRETQVSNAKATKKTIQDIKKSLIKISQQKESPDISLMVDDGINIHLPFDRKLTMEQTQEVIYDVRPKVAESDISKSEHLEKIFNKYAIDKQIIRDRINEQLAMNSELDLNQIIENSGGLQKGLPELFAFIALSNEYNHDKNDAELQEIVFNKTEQKSIQIPTITLKHE, encoded by the coding sequence ATGTTAGACGGTTCAAAAATTTCATCCATTTTACAACGTTCACCAAGTGTGGATTTGCTAAAAATGCGAAATAGAGAATTGATTTTAGTCTTTTTGGCGGATCAATTCGCAGAGAAACATCGCATTTTATCTTCAGAGATTATACATTCTCGTTTAACGGATTATTTGGAATATCGTCAAGTTGAAAATGACGAAGAAACAGACATTCAGGTTTTTGATTCATACGAATTAAAGGCTAAAAAATACATTACCGATTGGACCAATCGTGGCTTTTTATCCAACTTTCAAACCGAAAATGGAGAAGTTTTTTACGAACTTTCTTCCCATACAAGTAAAACCTTGGATTGGATCAACAGTTTAGATAAAGACGAATATGTCGGAACGGAATCGAAATTCAAAACCATAGTAACGCAACTTAAAGAATTGGTCGAATTATCAAACGATAACAAAGAACAACGTTTGGCTATTCTAGAAGAACGTAAAAAAGAAATCGAGCAAGAAATGATGCACCTACGTTTGGGTGAATCGTTAAAAGTATACGAAGATTTCGAGATTATTCCACGTGTTAATCAAATTACTCAAGCGGCAAAAGAATTACTTTCTGACTTTAAAGAAGTAGAAGATAATTTCAAAACCATTACGAAAGAAATTTACCAACGTCATAATGAAGGAACGTTGTCTAAATCAGAGATTTTAGATTACACTTTTAATTCATTGGATGCTTTGAAAGAAAGTCCACAAGGAAAAAGCTTTTATGCATTCTGGAATTTCTTGTTAAACCCTTCGCTTCAAACCGAATGGGATAAACTGACGCAAGAATTGTACGCTACGCTATCTCAAAAAGAAATTGAAATTCAGGATGCTTATCTAAAAAATATGAAAAAGCATCTGCACGCAGCAGGACAAAAAGTGTACAAAGCCAACGATAAAATGGCGGATAAACTGAGTAAAGTAATTCGTGAAACTCAAGTTTCCAATGCAAAAGCCACAAAGAAAACTATTCAGGACATCAAAAAATCATTGATTAAAATTAGTCAACAAAAAGAATCGCCTGATATTTCGTTAATGGTAGATGATGGCATTAATATCCATTTGCCTTTTGACCGTAAATTAACGATGGAACAAACCCAAGAAGTAATTTATGATGTACGACCAAAAGTGGCTGAATCGGACATTTCGAAATCTGAACATTTAGAAAAGATTTTCAATAAATACGCAATTGATAAACAAATAATTCGAGATCGAATCAACGAACAGTTAGCGATGAATTCTGAATTAGATTTAAATCAAATCATTGAAAATTCAGGTGGATTACAAAAAGGTTTACCCGAACTTTTTGCTTTTATCGCGTTAAGTAATGAGTACAATCACGACAAAAACGATGCAGAATTACAAGAAATTGTATTCAACAAAACAGAACAAAAATCAATACAAATTCCTACAATTACCTTAAAGCATGAGTAA
- a CDS encoding DUF4194 domain-containing protein encodes MSNLEQHIKPYSKAIVKLLKQPIENHQSLWQDVLNYQVEIQNYLNLIGLELVVKKDEGFAYLRELEDREGNTLGLVSKRKIGFEASIILVVLRQSLEEFDQNPTQFDVSEKFITHQEIKEEVELFLPETYNKVKLIKDLDLNIRRIVDLGYLKEIDKNEFETKYQIHRIIKEKVTLDQLHEFKNKLEEYVESI; translated from the coding sequence ATGAGTAATTTAGAACAACATATCAAACCCTATTCTAAAGCGATTGTAAAGCTTTTAAAACAGCCGATAGAGAATCATCAATCCCTTTGGCAAGATGTTTTAAACTACCAAGTGGAGATTCAAAATTACTTGAATTTAATTGGATTAGAATTAGTGGTAAAAAAAGACGAAGGATTTGCTTATTTACGCGAATTAGAAGATCGTGAAGGCAATACTTTAGGTCTGGTTTCGAAACGTAAAATTGGATTCGAAGCTTCGATTATCTTAGTGGTTTTACGCCAAAGTTTAGAAGAGTTCGATCAAAATCCTACGCAATTTGATGTAAGTGAGAAATTCATTACACATCAAGAAATCAAAGAAGAAGTCGAATTATTCTTACCCGAAACCTACAACAAAGTCAAGCTTATAAAAGATTTAGATCTAAACATTCGTCGAATTGTGGATTTAGGCTATTTAAAAGAAATTGATAAAAACGAATTTGAAACCAAATATCAAATTCATCGCATCATCAAAGAAAAAGTGACGTTGGACCAATTACATGAATTTAAAAACAAATTAGAGGAATATGTTGAATCTATTTAG